Proteins from a genomic interval of Scatophagus argus isolate fScaArg1 chromosome 6, fScaArg1.pri, whole genome shotgun sequence:
- the c6h1orf210 gene encoding type III endosome membrane protein TEMP gives MEVTSNGPLLTASPTATNNDTLANEKGNNTSHNWEFLVAVLVTAISISIFIALLAKCQVVRRYLASYRHTRLSETDTVSQCEPPGLGGGFAMHGGHGINPHCVPPVSEEDDDGFIEDNYIPASERARAERAAENMEDTEEEMDEIEFTIA, from the exons ATGGAAGTAACATCAAATGGCCCACTGCTTACAGCTTcaccaacagcaacaaataaTG ACACTCTGGCGAACGAGAAAGGCAACAATACCTCTCACAACTGGGAGTTCCTGGTGGCCGTCCTCGTCACGgccatctccatctccatttTCATCGCTCTTCTGGCAAAATGCCAGGTGGTTCGGCGTTACCTGGCCAGCTACAGGCACACACGGCTGAGTGAGACAGACACTGTTAGCCAGTGTGAACCACCAG GCCTGGGGGGGGGATTCGCCATGCACGGCGGTCATGGAATTAACCCTCACTGTGTGCCTCCTGTGAGCGAGGAAGATGATGACGGCTTCATTGAGGACAACTACATCCCGGCCAGCGAGAGGGCGAGGGCTGAGAGAGCAGCGGAGAACATGGAGGACACggaggaagagatggatgaaATCGAATTCACCATCGCTTAA